The following proteins are encoded in a genomic region of Paenibacillus sp. FSL H3-0469:
- a CDS encoding TetR/AcrR family transcriptional regulator: MMGKRDDILQATLDLITEEGLQSVTFAKIFKRANVGSSTFYHYFENKEQLVNELYQKVRIHKNEFVMNGYDPGLTIYERVKSLLKNTATYSLHYPKEVDFTENYCSSPYISEDLRNTPAPSTLEIFSIIEEGQRQGIIREMNVCLCYQLIYGILIAVIKGYLDGKYPLNEQQIQQTIEACWLAIKL; encoded by the coding sequence ATGATGGGTAAACGCGATGATATTCTTCAGGCAACCCTTGATTTGATTACTGAAGAGGGCTTACAATCTGTTACTTTTGCCAAAATATTCAAGAGAGCCAATGTCGGCTCCAGCACATTCTACCACTATTTTGAGAACAAAGAGCAACTGGTCAATGAGCTGTACCAAAAGGTCCGCATACATAAAAATGAGTTCGTCATGAACGGCTATGATCCCGGGTTAACAATCTACGAGCGTGTGAAGAGTCTCCTGAAGAATACAGCCACCTACTCGCTTCACTACCCCAAAGAGGTTGATTTCACAGAGAACTATTGCTCTTCGCCCTATATTTCAGAGGATTTGCGGAACACACCCGCTCCCTCCACCTTAGAGATTTTCTCCATCATTGAAGAAGGCCAGCGGCAGGGAATCATCCGGGAAATGAATGTATGCCTGTGCTATCAGCTGATCTACGGAATATTAATTGCTGTGATCAAAGGCTATTTGGACGGAAAGTATCCGCTTAACGAACAGCAGATTCAGCAGACCATTGAAGCTTGCTGGCTTGCGATTAAGCTATAA
- the msrA gene encoding peptide-methionine (S)-S-oxide reductase MsrA has translation MEQAMFAGGCFWCMVTPFEELPGIHGIVSGYAGGTVDNPTYEQVKTGTTGHYEVVQITYDPELFPYERLLELFWPQIDPTDDGGQFQDRGTQYRTAVFYYTEEQRLAALASREQVAVSGRFELPVVTEILPAPVFYPAEDYHQDYHKKNPKHYKEDREQSGRDTFISQHWE, from the coding sequence ATGGAACAGGCAATGTTTGCCGGAGGCTGCTTCTGGTGTATGGTTACACCGTTCGAAGAGCTGCCCGGCATTCACGGAATTGTATCAGGTTACGCCGGAGGAACGGTAGATAACCCTACTTATGAGCAGGTGAAGACAGGGACAACCGGTCACTACGAGGTAGTGCAGATCACTTATGATCCGGAATTATTCCCTTATGAGCGTCTGCTTGAGCTATTCTGGCCGCAGATTGACCCGACGGATGACGGCGGACAGTTTCAGGACCGGGGAACGCAGTACCGCACGGCGGTATTCTATTATACGGAAGAGCAGCGGCTGGCTGCACTGGCTTCCCGGGAGCAGGTGGCGGTTAGCGGCCGTTTCGAGCTTCCGGTAGTGACAGAGATTCTGCCTGCGCCGGTGTTTTATCCGGCAGAAGACTATCATCAGGACTATCACAAGAAGAATCCGAAGCACTATAAAGAGGACCGCGAGCAGTCCGGGCGGGATACCTTTATTTCGCAGCATTGGGAGTAG